One part of the Raphanus sativus cultivar WK10039 chromosome 7, ASM80110v3, whole genome shotgun sequence genome encodes these proteins:
- the LOC108815353 gene encoding uncharacterized protein LOC108815353: MWYIWKARNNKLFNGVEVSSMETFQKATQEGDEWLVAQEVTSAAKKRERPQSRDQEETRSVHRPKCQVDASWAHNQSFFGGGFIMEMNDERIFSGSLGRRQVHSPLHAEFNKLMWAMSYSLRSGYINMTFESDFLQMVKLIEEKEVWPFLASE; encoded by the coding sequence ATGTGGTACATCTGGAAAGCAAGGAACAACAAGTTGTTTAATGGAGTGGAGGTGTCGTCAATGGAAACATTTCAGAAGGCAActcaagaaggtgatgaatggctTGTAGCACAAGAAGTCACAAGCGCAgcaaagaaaagagagagaccACAATCGAGGGACCAGGAAGAGACAAGAAGTGTGCACCGTCCGAAATGTCAAGTGGATGCATCTTGGGCACACAACCAATCTTTTTTTGGTGGAGGTTTTATCATGGAGATGAACGATGAGAGAATTTTCTCGGGTTCTTTAGGGCGACGGCAGGTCCACTCTCCTCTCCATGCGGAGTTTAACAAATTGATGTGGGCAATGTCGTACTCGCTTCGTTCGGGATACATTAATATGACTTTCGAATCAGACTTCCTGCAAATGGTTAAGCTGATCGAAGAAAAAGAAGTTTGGCCATTTTTGGCTTCGGAATAG
- the LOC108816479 gene encoding nuclear transport factor 2, with amino-acid sequence MAAERGFLDAQVSEAFVEKYYRLVGTKTHAVHQFYADGSIVTRPGPDGTVMSFSSLEAIEKHYLSSYYDGFTFNVLSVDSQSSLGDGLFIMVVGFLTGKDNLKRKFSQAFYLARQTGGYVVVNDIQRFVGEERSTPRSLPSEVAKPVEEVKKTKQVKKATKKKSVGAAEVKKVVAVATPLEKVVTAQKPKEPVAETSATPCLDGASKSFASMVLSMSRNPAPVQVKAAPVQNPSSVAQPKPNVAPEPVKKSEHKMVDEPGTSIFVSNLPMDARWSQVSELFKGFGPIKEHGVQIRHSRDSGRCFAFVAFESVASVQSVLKAAKSNQFKLGDHKLRVREKQVEFYGSKPSGGISEGRSMSQSGSVDGSKTENGSEAGLEEDGDGFTLFISRRKRKENRRQ; translated from the exons ATGGCTGCCGAGAGAGGTTTTCTTGATGCACAAGTCTCTGAGGCTTTTGTGGAAAAGTACTATCGTCTTGTTGGGACGAAGACTCATGCAGTTCATCAGTTTTATGCCGATGGTAGTATTGTGACCAGACCAGGACCTGATGGTACTGTGATGTCTTTTTCATCCCTCGAG GCTATCGAGAAGCATTACCTTTCCTCTTACTATGATGGGTTTACATTCAATGTGCTCAGTGTTGATTCTCAGAGTTCGTTGGGAGATGGGTTGTTCATCATGGTTGTTGGTTTCTTGACTGGTAAAGACAACCTCAAGAGGAAGTTTTCCCAAGCGTTCTATCTTGCACGTCAGACCGGTGGCTATGTTGTCGTGAATGACATTCAACGTTTTGTTGGTGAGGAGAGATCCACTCCAAGATCTCTTCCATCAGAAGTTGCAAAACCAGTTGAAGAGGTAAAAAAGACAAAGCAGGTCAAAAAAGCCACCAAGAAGAAGTCTGTTGGTGCTGCTGAGGTTAAGAAGGTGGTTGCTGTTGCTACTCCTTTGGAAAAAGTTGTTACTGCTCAAAAACCTAAAGAGCCAGTGGCTGAAACATCAGCTACTCCTTGTCTTGATGGAGCCAGTAAATCTTTTGCTTCAATG GTTCTATCAATGTCGAGAAACCCTGCCCCTGTCCAAGTTAAAGCAGCCCCGGTTCAGAACCCTAGTTCCGTGGCACAGCCCAAACCCAATGTAGCTCCAGAACCTGTAAAGAAAAGTGAACACAAGATGGTTGACGAACCAG GCACATCGATATTTGTGTCAAATCTGCCAATGGATGCAAGGTGGTCTCAAGTCTCTGAGCTGTTCAAAGGTTTTGGCCCTATCAAAGAACATGGAGTTCAAATCAGACACTCCCGGGATAGTGGAAGATGCTTTGCCTTTGTTGCCTTTGAGTCTGTTGCTTCTGTCCAGAGTGTGCTTAAGGCTGCCAAGAGCAATCAGTTCAAGCTTGGGGATCATAAGCTTCGTGTAAGGGAAAAGCAAGTTGAGTTTTATGGAAGCAAACCGTCTGGTGGGATAAGTGAAGGTCGAAGCATGAGTCAGAGCGGTTCTGTAGATGGAAGCAAGACTGAGAATGGCTCTGAAGCTGGCttagaagaagatggagatggcTTTACGCTGTTCATAAGCCGtaggaaaagaaaagagaatagGAGACAATAA
- the LOC108817322 gene encoding nuclear transport factor 2-like, which yields MAAEGGVLDAQAFVEKYYRIVGTMTHAAHKLYADASLVTRPGPDGTTMSFSSAEAIKKHYLSSYYDGTTFDVLSVDTQSSLGDGLFIMVVGFLTGKDNLKRKFSQAFYLARPNGVYAVVNDIHRFVDEESSTPRALPAAVSVSEVAKPVAQVHKATKKKKSVNVAEVKKVATPETSVTAQKPKQPVAETSATPQLDGANKSFASMVLSMSRNAAPLQVKAAPVQNPSSVAQPKPHVAPAPVKKSDHKMVDEPGTSIFVSDLPMDARWSQVSELFKGFGTIKEHGVQIRHSRDSGRCFAFVAFESVASVQSVLKAAKSNQFKLGDHKLRVREKQVAYDGSKPYGVRSEGLSMSQSGSVDGGSVDHLQSKTQNGSADGSKTENGSVAGEEDGYTLVRSRRNRREKH from the exons ATGGCTGCCGAGGGAGGTGTTCTTGATGCTCAGGCTTTTGTGGAAAAGTACTATCGTATTGTTGGGACGATGACTCATGCAGCTCATAAACTTTATGCTGATGCTAGCCTTGTCACCAGACCAGGACCTGATGGTACTACGATGTCTTTTTCATCCGCCGAG GCTATCAAGAAGCACTACCTTTCCTCTTACTATGATGGTACTACATTCGATGTGCTGAGTGTTGACACTCAGAGTTCGTTGGGAGATGGGTTGTTCATCATGGTTGTTGGTTTCTTGACTGGTAAAGATAACCTCAAGAGGAAGTTTTCCCAAGCGTTTTATCTTGCACGTCCCAACGGTGTCTATGCTGTCGTCAATGACATTCATCGTTTTGTTGATGAGGAATCTTCTACCCCAAGAGCTCTTCCAGCTGCTGTATCTG TGTCAGAAGTTGCAAAGCCAGTTGCACAGGTCCACAAAgccaccaagaagaagaagtctgtTAATGTTGCTGAGGTTAAGAAGGTGGCTACTCCTGAAACATCAGTTACTGCTCAGAAACCTAAACAGCCGGTGGCTGAAACATCAGCTACTCCTCAGCTTGATGGAGCCAATAAATCTTTTGCTTCCATG GTTCTATCAATGTCGAGAAACGCTGCCCCCCTCCAAGTTAAAGCAGCCCCGGTTCAGAACCCTAGTTCCGTGGCACAACCCAAACCCCATGTAGCTC CAGCACCTGTAAAGAAAAGTGACCACAAGATGGTTGACGAACCAG GCACATCGATATTTGTGTCAGATCTGCCAATGGATGCAAGGTGGTCTCAAGTCTCTGAGCTGTTCAAAGGTTTTGGCACCATCAAAGAACATGGAGTTCAAATCAGACACTCCCGGGATAGTGGAAGATGCTTTGCCTTTGTTGCCTTTGAGTCTGTTGCTTCTGTCCAGAGTGTGCTTAAGGCTGCCAAGAGCAATCAGTTCAAGCTTGGGGATCATAAGCTTCGTGTAAGGGAAAAGCAAGTTGCTTATGATGGAAGCAAACCTTATGGTGTGAGAAGTGAAGGTCTAAGCATGAGTCAGAGCGGCTCTGTAGATGGAGGCTCTGTAGATCATCTACAGAGCAAGACTCAGAATGGGTCTGCAGATGGAAGCAAGACTGAGAATGGCTCTGTAGCTGGCGAAGAAGATGGCTACACGCTGGTCAGAAGCCGTAGGAACAGAAGAGAGAAACATTGA
- the LOC108814873 gene encoding ninja-family protein AFP1, with the protein MAEANKTSREIARSNSCVFPRDLLQRFISNSADGDQEDEEEDEEIELNLGLSLGGRFGVDKSNKLLRSSSVVVTIPLFRETHQPEPTTKPPEASVAVARHAGLKRTTSLPAESEEEWRKRKEMQTLRRMAAKRRRSEKLRTGGGGGGGGSSVKSTEGDSSNPGEAATTSRRRGRPSSGLPRWSATANKGGLLRQHSAGHDSLQGSLESQGGSGGGGGGGSCSSVSEMETKSHQASSEEAKSVPSTQQQQEALTRPNTRLRRLSSVDMKIEPPQGKGKNEMPCVFTKGDGPNGKRVDGILYRYGNGEEVRIMCVCHGDFLSPADFVKHAGGPHVDHPLRHIVVNTSSPSNLL; encoded by the exons ATGGCGGAAGCAAACAAGACAAGTAGAGAAATTGCAAGAAGCAATAGTTGTGTGTTCCCAAGAGATCTGCTTCAGAGATTCATCTCTAACTCAGCCGATGGTGatcaagaagatgaagaagaagatgaagagatcgAGTTGAATCTTGGTTTATCTCTTGGCGGGAGATTCGGAGTTGACAAAAGCAATAAGCTCCTGAGATCTTCTTCCGTTGTCGTGACGATACCTCTTTTCCGGGAGACTCATCAGCCGGAGCCGACAACGAAGCCCCCGGAGGCTTCGGTAGCGGTGGCTAGACACGCCGGCTTAAAGAGGACGACGTCGTTGCCGGCGGAGTCGGAGGAAGAGTGGCGGAAAAGGAAAGAGATGCAGACTCTGAGGAGAATGGCTGCTAAGAGAAGGAGAAGCGAGAAGCTCCGtaccggcggcggcggcggcggcggtggaAGCAGCGTTAAGTCAACCGAAGGTGATAGTAGTAATCCGGGAGAAGCCGCCACTACTTCGAGGCGGCGAGGTAGACCGTCGTCGGGACTGCCGCGGTGGTCAGCGACGGCTAACAAAGGTGGACTCTTAAGGCAACACAGTGCTGGTCATGATTCACTTCAAGGCTCCCTAGAGTCTCAAGGCGgcagcggcggcggcggcggcggtggaAGTTGTTCAAGTGTTTCCGAGATGGAAACCAAATCCCATCAAG catctagtgaagaagcaAAGAGCGTACCGTCGACACAACAACAACAGGAGGCGTTAACAAGGCCGAACACTCGGCTGAGAAGATTGAGTTCAGTGGATATGAAGATAGAGCCACCACAAGGGAAAGGGAAAAACGAGATGCCATGTGTGTTCACCAAAGGAGATGGACCAAACGGGAAGAGAGTTGATGGGATTCTGTATAGATACGGTAATGGAGAAGAAGTGAGGATCATGTGTGTTTGCCATGGTGATTTCTTATCTCCTGCTGATTTCGTTAAACATGCGGGTGGTCCTCATGTTGATCATCCACTTAGGCACATTGTTGTCAACACTTCTTCTCCTTCTAATCTCTTATAG